A region from the Benincasa hispida cultivar B227 chromosome 12, ASM972705v1, whole genome shotgun sequence genome encodes:
- the LOC120068456 gene encoding uncharacterized protein LOC120068456, giving the protein MAVDSYVLETAEAPTAAYDLVFKVLMFIARLWVGIIVGVLVGWIWKPKWANSGRDLFNSSKLKGNLPSSCFVGSISRLNSLKIQLPRCLNLTSNCGDEKEILAGSPTASISSSSKLEGEKPAQLTEEDLKNLYRLVEEKDGGPSWIQMMDRSTATMSYQAWRRDPEMGPPQYRSRTVFEDATPQMVRDFFWDDEFRLKWDDMLISAQILEDCSTTGTMTVHWVRKFPFFCSDREYVIGRRIWESGQSYYCVTKGVPCSSIPRQNKPKRVDLYYSSWCIRAVESKKGNGQLTACEVLLFHYEDMGIPWEIAKLGVRQGMWGAVKKIDPALHAYQKHRASEAPLSNCALMANINTKVSTDYLRCSEDASDDSSDDKSLEEPSEKPTGKNLPKLLMVGGAIALACSLDHGLLTKAVVFGVARRFSNIGKR; this is encoded by the exons ATGGCGGTGGATTCGTACGTTTTGGAGACGGCGGAGGCTCCCACAGCCGCCTACGATTTAGTGTTTAAGGTTTTGATGTTTATTGCTCGTTTGTGGGTGGGAATTATTGTGGGGGTGTTGGTGGGATGGATTTGGAAACCTAAATGGGCGAATTCTGGAAGGGATTTGTTCAATTCTTCCAAGTTGAAGGGTAATTTGCCGTCGTCTTGCTTTGTTGGATCGATTTCTAGATTGAATTCTTTGAAAATTCAGCTGCCCAGATGCTTGAATTTAACGTCAAATTGTGGGGATGAAAAAGAAATTCTAGCTGGCTCACCTACCGCTTCCATCTCCAG TTCATCGAAACTAGAAGGCGAAAAACCAGCCCAGTTAACCGAGGAGGATTTAAAGAATTTATATAGGCTTGTTGAGGAGAAAGATGGAGGCCCTTCATGGATTCAAATGATGGATCGTTCTACCGCCACCATGAGCTATCAAGCATGGCGGAGAGACCCTGAG ATGGGGCCTCCGCAATACCGAAGTCGAACAGTTTTTGAGGATGCAACCCCTCAGATGGTAAGGGACTTCTTTTGGGATGATGAATTCAGACTGAAATGGGATGATATGCTTATAAGTGCTCAAATTTTGGAGGATTGTTCTACCACAGGAACCATGACTGTCCATTGGGTGCGCAAG TTCCCTTTCTTCTGTAGTGATCGAGAATACGTGATCGGACGAAGAATCTGGGAATCAGGACAGTCATATTATTGTGTGACGAAG GGTGTACCTTGTTCCTCAATACCTAGACAGAACAAGCCAAAACGCGTCGACCTTTACTATTCAAGTTGGTGCATCCGTGCAG TTGAGTCGAAAAAAGGGAACGGACAGCTGACTGCATGTGAGGTGTTACTATTTCACTATGAAGACATGGGTATTCCATGGGAAATTGCAAAGCTCGGAGTCAGGCAGGGGATGTGGGGAGCCGTGAAGAAGATCGATCCCGCTTTACATGCATATCAAAAGCACAGAGCGTCTGAAGCCCCACTTTCAAACTGTGCTCTGATGGCTAATATCAACACAAAGGTCAGTACTGACTATTTGAGATGCTCAGAAGATGCATCTGATGATTCCTCAGATGACAAAAGCTTGGAGGAGCCCTCTGAAAAACCAACAGGAAAGAACTTGCCAAAGCTTCTTATGGTCGGTGGAGCAATCGCCCTTGCTTGCAGTCTCGATCATGGCCTCTTAACAAAAGCAGTTGTGTTCGGTGTTGCCCGGAGATTTTCGAACATCGGAAAGAGATGA